A stretch of Saccharothrix texasensis DNA encodes these proteins:
- the eno gene encoding phosphopyruvate hydratase: MTAIVRVVGRQVLDSRGNPTVEVDVELADGSIGRAAVPSGASTGTNEAVELRDGDQSRYHGKGVRKAVAAVNGEIADAVTGLAAEEQSVVDRTMIELDGTPNKARLGANATLGVSLAVAKAAAAAHRQPLYRYVGGTFAHVLPLPMMNIINGGAHADNAIDFQEFMIAPVGAENFEEAVRVGSEVFHTLRASLRKAGHNTNVGDEGGFAPNLDSADEALEFVVGAIEKAGYTPGEEVALLLDPAASEFYADGVYDYRGEGRKRSVEEHVAYLIELVDKFPIVSIEDAMAQDDFEGWKQLTDAIGDRCQLVGDDLYCTNVDLLRKGIELGITNSILVKVNQIGTLTETLLTSNTALRAGYSVVMSHRSGETEDATIADLAVALNCGQIKTGSLSRSDRTAKYNQLIRIEQELGAQAEYAGGRTLSGRR, from the coding sequence ATGACCGCGATTGTGCGCGTCGTCGGACGACAGGTCCTGGACAGCCGCGGCAACCCGACCGTCGAGGTCGACGTGGAGCTGGCGGACGGGTCGATCGGCCGCGCCGCCGTGCCCTCGGGCGCGTCGACCGGCACGAACGAGGCCGTCGAGCTGCGCGACGGCGACCAGTCCAGGTACCACGGCAAGGGCGTGCGCAAGGCCGTCGCCGCGGTGAACGGCGAGATCGCCGACGCGGTCACGGGCCTGGCGGCCGAGGAGCAGTCCGTCGTCGACCGGACGATGATCGAGCTGGACGGCACCCCGAACAAGGCCAGGCTCGGCGCCAACGCCACGCTCGGCGTGTCGCTCGCGGTCGCCAAGGCGGCCGCCGCCGCGCACCGCCAGCCGCTGTACCGCTACGTCGGCGGCACGTTCGCGCACGTGCTGCCGCTGCCGATGATGAACATCATCAACGGTGGGGCGCACGCCGACAACGCCATCGACTTCCAGGAGTTCATGATCGCGCCGGTCGGCGCGGAGAACTTCGAGGAGGCCGTCCGGGTGGGCTCGGAGGTGTTCCACACCCTGCGCGCGAGCCTGCGCAAGGCGGGCCACAACACCAACGTCGGCGACGAGGGCGGGTTCGCGCCGAACCTGGACTCCGCGGACGAGGCGCTGGAGTTCGTGGTCGGCGCGATCGAGAAGGCCGGCTACACCCCCGGCGAGGAGGTCGCGCTGCTGCTCGACCCCGCGGCATCGGAGTTCTACGCCGACGGCGTGTACGACTACCGGGGCGAGGGTCGCAAGCGGTCGGTCGAGGAGCACGTCGCCTACCTGATCGAGCTGGTCGACAAGTTCCCGATCGTCTCGATCGAGGACGCGATGGCGCAGGACGACTTCGAGGGCTGGAAGCAGCTCACCGACGCCATCGGCGACCGCTGCCAGCTCGTCGGCGACGACCTGTACTGCACCAACGTCGACCTGCTGCGCAAGGGCATCGAGCTGGGCATCACCAACTCGATCCTGGTCAAGGTCAACCAGATCGGCACGCTCACCGAGACGCTGCTGACCTCGAACACGGCGTTGCGCGCCGGCTACTCGGTGGTCATGTCGCACCGCTCCGGCGAGACCGAGGACGCCACCATCGCCGACCTCGCGGTGGCGCTGAACTGCGGTCAGATCAAGACCGGCTCGCTGTCGCGCTCCGACCGCACCGCCAAGTACAACCAGCTGATCCGCATCGAGCAGGAGCTGGGCGCGCAGGCCGAGTACGCGGGCGGTCGCACGCTCAGCGGTCGTCGCTGA
- the narI gene encoding respiratory nitrate reductase subunit gamma, producing MTLDLLLWAVLPYVTAVVLVGGTAWRYRHDRFGWTTRSSQLHESRLLRVGSPVFHLGLLFVAGGHVAGLLVPASVTRWLGVHDELYHLVSLVAGGAAGVAAVAGLAVLVWRRLRTPAVRAATSRGDRLTYPLLATTLLVGMAATVLANGVGGGYDYRATVSPWARGVLLLHPDPSLMHDVPLPYRLHALAAMALFALWPFSRLVHAFSAPLRYLVRPYIVYRGRDDRLAARRAPRGWEQR from the coding sequence ATGACCCTCGACCTGCTGCTGTGGGCGGTGCTGCCCTACGTGACCGCCGTGGTCCTCGTCGGCGGCACGGCGTGGCGCTACCGGCACGACCGGTTCGGCTGGACCACCCGCAGCTCCCAGCTCCACGAGTCGCGCCTGCTGCGCGTCGGCAGCCCGGTGTTCCACCTCGGCCTGCTGTTCGTGGCGGGCGGGCACGTGGCCGGGTTGCTCGTGCCCGCCTCGGTGACGCGGTGGCTGGGCGTGCACGACGAGCTGTACCACCTCGTCTCCCTGGTCGCGGGAGGGGCGGCGGGCGTCGCCGCCGTCGCCGGGCTGGCCGTGCTGGTGTGGCGGCGGCTCCGGACGCCGGCCGTGCGGGCGGCGACGTCGCGCGGCGACCGGCTCACCTACCCGCTGCTCGCCACCACCCTGCTGGTGGGCATGGCCGCCACCGTGCTGGCGAACGGGGTCGGCGGCGGCTACGACTACCGCGCCACCGTGTCGCCGTGGGCTCGCGGTGTGCTGCTGCTGCACCCCGACCCGTCGCTGATGCACGACGTGCCGCTGCCGTACCGGTTGCACGCGCTCGCCGCGATGGCCCTGTTCGCCCTGTGGCCGTTCAGCCGCCTGGTGCACGCCTTCAGCGCCCCGCTGCGCTACCTGGTGCGCCCGTACATCGTCTACCGCGGCCGTGACGACCGGCTCGCCGCCCGTCGTGCGCCCCGGGGCTGGGAGCAGCGGTGA
- a CDS encoding HPP family protein: MTLRVATGALVTTAIIGALAALTGQPLLFPSLGPTAYLLFATPTHPAASPRNAVLGHLVGIASGACGLAAFSLWQAPVDLGHLSWARVGAATLALTLTCGGMAWARVPHPPAGATTLIIALGVLHTPFQLVEILVGVVLLVAAAVAGNRLTGIPHPWWRPASAAADAHEDSRTSPHP, encoded by the coding sequence GTGACCCTCCGCGTCGCCACCGGCGCCCTGGTGACCACCGCGATCATCGGGGCGCTGGCCGCGCTCACCGGCCAACCGCTGCTGTTCCCCTCCCTGGGGCCCACCGCCTACCTGCTCTTCGCCACCCCGACGCACCCCGCGGCCAGTCCGCGCAACGCGGTCCTGGGCCACCTCGTCGGCATCGCCTCGGGCGCCTGCGGCCTGGCCGCGTTCAGCCTCTGGCAGGCCCCGGTCGACCTCGGGCACCTCTCCTGGGCCCGGGTCGGCGCCGCCACCCTGGCGCTGACCCTCACGTGCGGCGGCATGGCGTGGGCGCGCGTGCCGCACCCGCCGGCCGGCGCCACGACCCTCATCATCGCGCTCGGTGTCCTGCACACACCGTTCCAGCTGGTGGAGATCCTCGTCGGGGTGGTCCTGCTGGTCGCCGCGGCGGTCGCCGGGAACCGGCTGACGGGCATCCCCCATCCCTGGTGGCGCCCGGCGAGCGCGGCGGCGGACGCGCACGAGGACTCCCGGACGTCCCCGCACCCGTGA
- a CDS encoding universal stress protein: MEASRIVVGLDNSAASAAALRWAIRHTRAGGVVVAVSVCGMRTPKGSTDLFHTVRLRLVDDAVTRMGPNPSVRVEQSVLDGEPGPTLVELAGEADSLVLGRHGYSRGGMTIFGSVIRHCLEHATCPVVVVPVEEHQVA; this comes from the coding sequence ATGGAGGCCAGTCGGATCGTCGTCGGATTGGACAACTCGGCGGCCAGTGCCGCGGCTCTGAGGTGGGCGATACGCCACACCAGGGCCGGCGGGGTGGTGGTCGCGGTGTCGGTGTGCGGCATGCGCACGCCCAAGGGCAGCACGGACCTCTTCCACACCGTCCGGCTGCGCCTGGTGGACGACGCCGTCACGCGGATGGGGCCCAACCCGAGCGTGCGGGTCGAGCAGTCGGTGCTCGACGGCGAACCCGGTCCCACGCTGGTGGAGCTGGCCGGGGAGGCGGACAGCCTGGTGCTCGGCCGCCACGGCTACAGCCGGGGCGGGATGACGATCTTCGGGTCGGTGATCAGGCACTGCCTGGAGCACGCGACGTGCCCGGTCGTCGTGGTGCCCGTCGAGGAGCACCAGGTGGCCTGA